A stretch of Henckelia pumila isolate YLH828 chromosome 4, ASM3356847v2, whole genome shotgun sequence DNA encodes these proteins:
- the LOC140865593 gene encoding NAC domain-containing protein 22-like: MPAASAMNNDQADVPKQEDDQHQHDMVMPGFRFHPTEEELVEFYLRRKVEGKRFNVELITFLDLYRYDPWELPALAAIGEKEWYFYVPRDRKYRNGDRPNRVTTSGYWKATGADRMIRSENLRSIGLKKTLVFYSGKAPKGIRTSWIMNEYRLPHHETERLQKAEISLCRVYKRAGVEDHPSLPRSLQAKASSSSSSRGSQSTQKTHETAMNLGIETFQTEGIISESSPSSSTNVGTSLALSNPNSYNLNPLLHMASTIDAAAPSSAERERMSTLLQNNSQQICTTIFANPTSSSHAIDDLHKLVNNYSINQENHHFSNNIIVPGLLSHFSTLQPQPQQQQQLALNVIPGSIQAAYSDRLWDWNSISDQPSKDYNSHFK, encoded by the exons ATGCCAGCAGCATCAGCCATGAACAATGATCAAGCAGATGTTCCCAAGCAAGAAGATGACCAGCACCAGCATGACATGGTGATGCCAGGTTTTCGCTTCCATCCCACCGAAGAAGAGCTCGTTGAATTCTACCTCCGCCGTAAGGTCGAGGGCAAGCGTTTTAATGTCGAACTTATCACCTTTTTAGACCTTTATCGCTATGACCCTTGGGAACTTCCTG CTTTAGCCGCAATAGGGGAGAAAGAATGGTACTTCTATGTGCCTAGAGATAGGAAGTATCGCAACGGGGATCGGCCTAATCGTGTGACAACTTCTGGATATTGGAAGGCAACCGGAGCTGATAGAATGATTAGAAGCGAGAATTTGAGGTCTATTGGCCTGAAGAAAACCCTTGTTTTCTATTCCGGCAAGGCTCCGAAAGGGATCCGAACTAGTTGGATCATGAATGAATACCGGTTGCCTCACCACGAAACCGAACGCCTGCAGAAG GCGGAAATCTCTCTATGTCGAGTCTACAAACGAGCTGGAGTCGAAGACCATCCGTCTCTCCCTCGTTCCCTCCAGGCAAAAGCGTCGTCTTCGTCTTCCTCCCGAGGGTCACAATCAACACAAAAAACACATGAGACCGCGATGAATCTTGGCATCGAAACGTTCCAAACCGAAGGAATCATAAGCGAGTCGAGCCCTAGCAGCAGCACAAACGTTGGAACATCACTTGCCCTTTCAAACCCCAATTCTTACAACCTCAATCCATTACTCCACATGGCTTCCACCATTGATGCCGCGGCTCCAAGTTCAGCAGAAAGGGAAAGAATGAGTACTCTTCTTCAGAATAATTCCCAACAAATTTGCACTACCATATTTGCAAATCCAACATCTTCTTCACATGCAATTGATGATCTCCATAAACTGGTGAATAATTACTCAATAAATCAAGAAAACCATCACTTCTCTAACAATATAATTGTCCCCGGTCTCCTTTCCCACTTCTCAACATTGCAGCCTCAGCCACAGCAGCAGCAACAATTAGCTCTGAACGTTATTCCGGGCTCGATTCAGGCGGCTTACTCGGATAGATTATGGGATTGGAATTCCATTTCAGATCAGCCAAGCAAGGACTACAACAGTCATTTCAAGTAa